The Microlunatus soli genome contains the following window.
CGTGCACTACCCGACCGACGAGGGCAAGGAACTGCACGCGGTCTATCACCTCGCCTCGCTGACCCACAACCGGCGGATCCGGCTCGAGGTCTCGGTGCCCGAGGCCGATCCGCATCTGCCGTCGGTGGTCAGCGTCTACCCGTCGGCCGACTGGCATGAGCGGGAGACCTTCGACATGTTCGGAATGATCTTCGACGGACATCCGCACCTGACCCGGATCCTGATGCCGGACGACTGGCCGGGACACCCGCAGCGCAAGGACTATCCGCTCGGTGGCATTCCGGTCGAGTACAAGGGTGCGAGGATCCCCAGCCCTGACAACCGCAGGAGCTACAACTGATGAGCACGACAGATACCGGCCCTTCGACAAACTCAGGGCCCGTGAACGAGGATCTGTTCGCCGGTCCGGGCGAGGAACCGGCAGAGGGCACCGTCTACACGGTGATGGGCGGCGACTGGGACGAGGTCGTCAAGGAGCAGGTCGAACGTGGCGACGAGCGGATGGTCGTCAACATGGGTCCGCAGCACCCGTCGACCCACGGCGTGCTCCGGGTGATCCTGGAGCTGGACGGTGAGACGGTCACCGAGCTGCGGTCCAGCATCGGTCACCTGCACACCGGCATCGAGAAGAACATGGAATACCGCACCTGGACCCAGGGCGTGGCGTTCTGTACCCGGATGGACTACGTGATGCCGTTGCACAACGAGCTCGCGTACTGCCTGAGCGTGGAGAAGCTGCTCGACATCGAGGATCAGATCACCGATCGGGCCAAGATCATCCGGGTGATGATGGCGGAGTGGATGCGGATCGCCTCCCACCTGGTCGCCCTCGGCACCGGCGGCATGGAGCTCGGCGCGACCACCATGATGACGATCGGCTTCCGCGAGCGGGAAAAGATCATGGACTTCTTCGAGGCCGTCACGGGCCTGCGGATGAACCACGCCTACATCCGTCCGGGCGGTGTCGCCAACGATCTTCCCGATCACGGGCTGCAGCTGCTCAAGGACACGCTGACGTCGATCAAGAAGCAGATGCCGGAGTTCGGCAAGCTCGCCAGCAAGAACCCGATCGTCCGGAGCCGGCTGATCGGCGTCGGTCACCTGGATCTGTCGGCCTGCATGGCTCTCGGGGTCACCGGGCCGATGCTGCGGTCGGCGGGGTACGACTACGACCTGCGCAAGGCGATGCCGTACTGCGGCTACTCCGACTACGACTTCGACGTCCCGGTCCGGGACGAGGCCGACGGCTACGCTCGGTTCCTGAACCGCATCGACGAGATGTGGGAGAGCGTCAAGATCATCGACCAGTGCGTGACCAAGCTGGAGGCCACCCAGGGTGAGCCGGTGATGATCGACGATCCGAAGATCGCCTGGCCGGCCAAGCTGTCCATCGGTTCCGACGGCCAGGGCAACTCCAACGAATACCTCAAGCACATCATGGGGCAGTCGATGGAGTCCCTGATCCACCACTTCAAGCTGGTCACCGAGGGCTTCCGGGTGCCGCCCGGCCAGGCCTACGTGCCGACCGAGAGCGCCAAGGGCGAGCTCGGTGCGCACGTGGTCTCCGACGGTGGGACCCGCCCGTTCCGGGTGCACTTCCGCGACCCCAGCTTCCATCACCTGCAGGCATTGCCGGCCCTGTCCGAGGGCGGCTTCATCGCCGACGTGGTGGTCAACATTGCCACGCTCGACCCGGTACTGGGAGGTGTCGACCGATGAATTCGGCCCACGACAACACACCATCGGCTGACGGCCGCTTCGGGCAGGTGCCGCCCGGCGTCGACGTCGAGGACCCGAACAGCCACCGGCCGGAGCCGATCGAATTCACCGACGGCGAGACCGCGATCGGTGAGCAGACGATGGACGAACTGCGGCAGATCGCGGCGCGCTACCCGCAGTCGCGGTCGGCGCTGTTGCCGATGCTGCACCTGGTGCAGAGCGTCGAGGGG
Protein-coding sequences here:
- a CDS encoding NADH-quinone oxidoreductase subunit D, which produces MNEDLFAGPGEEPAEGTVYTVMGGDWDEVVKEQVERGDERMVVNMGPQHPSTHGVLRVILELDGETVTELRSSIGHLHTGIEKNMEYRTWTQGVAFCTRMDYVMPLHNELAYCLSVEKLLDIEDQITDRAKIIRVMMAEWMRIASHLVALGTGGMELGATTMMTIGFREREKIMDFFEAVTGLRMNHAYIRPGGVANDLPDHGLQLLKDTLTSIKKQMPEFGKLASKNPIVRSRLIGVGHLDLSACMALGVTGPMLRSAGYDYDLRKAMPYCGYSDYDFDVPVRDEADGYARFLNRIDEMWESVKIIDQCVTKLEATQGEPVMIDDPKIAWPAKLSIGSDGQGNSNEYLKHIMGQSMESLIHHFKLVTEGFRVPPGQAYVPTESAKGELGAHVVSDGGTRPFRVHFRDPSFHHLQALPALSEGGFIADVVVNIATLDPVLGGVDR